The genomic interval CCTTAAGCTTTAAGCCTTAAGCCTATAGCCTGATCTTCAGCCTTAAGCCTATTTTCCCTCTCCCCAAAAGGGAGAGGGATTTTTTTAATTTTGTGAAACCCTATATTTTTATCCAAAAGGCTATTATTTTTTGTTTAGGTTTTTGGTGAGGCTATTTCCATTAAAACAAGGATAAAATGGGTTAAATGATGGTGAAGGGGTGAAGGCGACAGCCTGATTTTCTGGGGCAATAGTTAGGGGTCCCCAAAAGGTCACAAGGCTTTTTAGTGTAGAGAGGGGGTGATTATATGGAATGCATTATGGAGATGAATAAAAAACACTGTAATTGCACATATTCACCATGCAGCAGAAAATATCGCTGCTGTGAGTGTCTTCATTATCATAGGAAAAATGGAGAATTGCCTGCCTGTTTTTTCAATAAAGAGTATGAGAAGACATATGACAGATCAATAGATAACTTCATAAGGATGCACGCGCAGAGATAGCAATGAATGACATATTATGACATATCTCATAGATTTAGCAGAGTAAATTCCTTATCATAAAATTATGAAACCATCGATACCCGAGATAGGCACAGTAATAAAAATACATGAAGATACCGCCACGGTCATGCTTAAAGGTGGAGAATCCTGTAAGGGCTGTGGTCAGGCAAAGATGGGTCTTTG from Dissulfurispira thermophila carries:
- a CDS encoding DUF6485 family protein, which codes for MECIMEMNKKHCNCTYSPCSRKYRCCECLHYHRKNGELPACFFNKEYEKTYDRSIDNFIRMHAQR